Genomic window (Dictyoglomus thermophilum H-6-12):
TATTTTGGGCTTTGATCAATATTAATTCTCTACCTATGGTACTTGATCTTGGAGACCTTAAAAGCCAAGGTACATATACAGGTTTTTATTACTTTTCTTCTCAATTTGCAAGCATTGTAGCACCTCCCTTTGCTGGTTTTCTTGCAGATTTACTAAAAACTCGCTTTGTAATATTCCCATTAGGAGGTATATTTTTTACTCTCTCATTATTAATGATGCTTCAAATTAAAATGAAAGAGCCTAAAGAAAAGGAGAATTAAATAATGCTCATTCTTGGACATAGAGGTTGTGCCTATTTTCCAGAAAATACTCTAAAAAGTTTCATGGAAGCCCTCAAATCTGCTGATGGGATTGAACTTGATGTGCAAAAAACAAAGGATGGAGTTTTAGTAGTATCCCATGATGAGAATCTATTAAGACTCACTGGTATTGATAAAGACATAAGAAAATCAAATTTTGACGAGATAAAAGATATAAAAATACAGGGAGAAAAAATTGCTACCTTAGAGGAAGTTCTTGAGATAATAGAAAGTACTGGAAAATTTTTAGATATAGAAGTAAAAAACCCTGAGGATTTTAAAGATGTACATCAAGTATTAAAAAGATTTAAATTAAAGGAGTATATTATTTCCTCCTTTTGGCATGAGAACCTCTATCAACTAAAAAAGGAAAATCCACATATAAAAATTGCCTTTCTTTATGTACATCAACCTACAAAATCTGAACTTGAAAGCTATTTAAAGAAATCCGATTTTCTAAAACCAAATTTCCTTTATATCAATGAAATATACGAAGAATATTATCAGCGCCTCATAGCATGGACAGTAAATGACGTTGAAAAGGCAAGATTCTTTAAAAATAAAGGAATATTTGCTTTAATCTCAGATTTTCCCGACAAAATCCTTGAAGGATTAAAGGAGGAGAAAAGTATGTTCTTTTCAAACCCCTATTTATCTTACTTTATTCAGATGATAGATAGAAACTCTATAAAAAGAGATGAAAAAACCTTCTCATTTGAAGCTATAAACTATGTTATGCCCCTCCACATTGAGGAGATAAATATCGAAGGAGGAAAAATTGAAACAAATAAGAACATACCCTTTTTATGGAATCAAGGAGAAAGGATTAGATTTACAATAACCATAGAAGATGATCCTAAGATAAAGATAAGAGTAAGAGAAATCGGAGAAGTCTCCTTTTCCTTGAAAGATATTCAAAAAGCTCTTGTATAATAACTACTTTTCAACTTTACCCTTTAGGAGAAACCAAATATAAAGATCAACTTCTCCTGGGGTTTTTTCAAGAAGAGAAGAAAGCTCTACAAATTTTTCTTCTATTTCCTCATATTTTCTCTGGGTCCAACCTTTAGGCATCTCCTTTATAATTCCCTCGTTAAAAAGAAATCGCAATATATGTTTATCAAGGATAGCCAAATCTAATTTTCCTGTATTTCTTAGAAAATGACTTGCTTCCTTCCAGCCTATTCCCTTTGCTTCTCCTACTAATATCTTCCTTGCTTCTCTACTCGGCTTTTCCCATATACTTCTTAATCTACCAATAAGCCTTCTATTTTCTACAATAAATCTTGCCCTGCTAATAGGATATCGATGCCCTACCTCCTTTAATTTTTCCAATAATTCCTCAAAAGACAGCTTTGCAAAATTTGCCTTTCCTATAGATTCCTGAGCCTTTATACCCCTCTCAGCAGACCAATTAGCAGTAAGAACACAAAAGGAAAGCTCTGAAAAAAGATCTAATTCATCACCATATTTACCCAAAGCTTCAAATTCCCTTATTCTCCTCTCCACAAGAGGATAAGCAATCTCTTCTATACTCTTTATTTTTTCAAAGGCAGATCTATACTTGTACATCTATGAACTCTTTGAAATTTATACCAGAGTGAGTTACATAACAGGTAAAGGCCCAAAATATCCCACCGCTTCTCTTAAAAATCTGTGTAGCTCGATAGAATCTTTCATCTAAATCCCTATGGGGCTTAACTATCTTAGCATCCTCTCTCTGAACAACAAATACCACCCATTTTTCAAAAAGCCAATCTTTCATAAACTCTAAATGCTCCGAGCCTCTTATTGTAGGTGCATCTGGAAACATCCCTACTCCCTTTTCTACAAGGGTAACGGATTTTACCTCCACAAGAATTTTATTGTTTATTAAAAAATCATATCTCTTACCATGGTAATTAAATTCTCTCCTAAATTCCTTTATTTTTACAGGAAAACGAAAAAGATTTTCTTCAAAAATCTTATTAGCAAGACTAGCATTTAAAGAGACCAATACTCCATTTTGAACGCCTAATATTGCCTCATAAAAGGTTTTTCTTTTCTCATTTTCCCTTTTCCTTATATACACTGTGGCAGAAGGATATATTATACCCTGAAGCCTTCCTGGATTAGGTAAATAAGTTAATATCTCCTCTCCTTTAAAACTTACGTATAACCTAAATCTTTTTTCCCTTTTTATAACTTCAGCTTTCTCTAATCCTTCAAAATTCATATCAAGAAATTATACCAAAAATAAAAAGGGGAGGAATATATCCTCCCCTAAAGTTCAGGGCTTACAGGAAGCCTTAATTTACTTTAAAAGATCTACTACTTTCTTTCCTTGATAGGTTATCAGATCTAATTTCTTTAAGGCCAATTTTTTCACATTATCAGGG
Coding sequences:
- the sfsA gene encoding DNA/RNA nuclease SfsA, which codes for MNFEGLEKAEVIKREKRFRLYVSFKGEEILTYLPNPGRLQGIIYPSATVYIRKRENEKRKTFYEAILGVQNGVLVSLNASLANKIFEENLFRFPVKIKEFRREFNYHGKRYDFLINNKILVEVKSVTLVEKGVGMFPDAPTIRGSEHLEFMKDWLFEKWVVFVVQREDAKIVKPHRDLDERFYRATQIFKRSGGIFWAFTCYVTHSGINFKEFIDVQV
- a CDS encoding glycerophosphodiester phosphodiesterase, whose amino-acid sequence is MLILGHRGCAYFPENTLKSFMEALKSADGIELDVQKTKDGVLVVSHDENLLRLTGIDKDIRKSNFDEIKDIKIQGEKIATLEEVLEIIESTGKFLDIEVKNPEDFKDVHQVLKRFKLKEYIISSFWHENLYQLKKENPHIKIAFLYVHQPTKSELESYLKKSDFLKPNFLYINEIYEEYYQRLIAWTVNDVEKARFFKNKGIFALISDFPDKILEGLKEEKSMFFSNPYLSYFIQMIDRNSIKRDEKTFSFEAINYVMPLHIEEINIEGGKIETNKNIPFLWNQGERIRFTITIEDDPKIKIRVREIGEVSFSLKDIQKALV
- a CDS encoding N-glycosylase/DNA lyase, with the translated sequence MYKYRSAFEKIKSIEEIAYPLVERRIREFEALGKYGDELDLFSELSFCVLTANWSAERGIKAQESIGKANFAKLSFEELLEKLKEVGHRYPISRARFIVENRRLIGRLRSIWEKPSREARKILVGEAKGIGWKEASHFLRNTGKLDLAILDKHILRFLFNEGIIKEMPKGWTQRKYEEIEEKFVELSSLLEKTPGEVDLYIWFLLKGKVEK